The nucleotide sequence GCGAATACACACTCAAGGTTCCCGAAGGAACCCAGTCTGGAACATCATTTCGCATCCGGAATCGCGGCGTACCCGTTCTGAACGGTCATGGCAAGGGCGACCTTTACGTCGAAGTCCGCGTGCAAACGCCCGGCAAGCTCACAAAACGCCAACGCGAACTGCTAGGCGAGTTGGGACAACTCTCTCCCGTCGAAAACAAGCCGCAGAACCGGTCATTGCTGGGGAGAATGAAAGATATGTTCGCGTGAGGCAGTTCTCAGTTCCCGGTTCCCAGTTCTCAGTATCGGAACCGACCGGCCGGAGAGCTTTTGCTGAGAACTGACCGCTGAGAACTGAGAACTGTTCCCAATGACCCGCCGCCGCTGGATCGCCGATGAAGTCCACGGAAATACTGCTGCTCTGGTCGGCGAACACGCACTTCACCTTGTGCGTGTGTTGCGCGCCTCTGTCGGACAGGAATTCGACATTGCCACCGGTATTTCAGTCCGGCGCGGAACCATAACTTCTATCTCCGACACTCGCGTCGACTTTTTGCTCGGCGAAGAACACTCCATCCCGCCAGCGCCTGATTTAACGCTGGCCCTGGCCATCTTCAAATTCGATCGTATGGAGTGGGCAATCGAGAAATGTACCGAGCTTGGCGTCACGCGGATCATCCCTATCATTGCGCAGCGTACCGATTCACACCTGGCAACAGCGGCTGCGAAACGTAGAGAGCGTTGGCAGCGCCTTGCTCTGCAGGCCTCGGAACAGTCACGTCGCACCGCTCCGCCGGAAATTGCTGCTCCAATCAAGCTGAGAGATTTCTGTAGCGTCGGCGACCCGCCGGCCGAAGCCCGCAAGATAGTCCTCGCCGAGTCAGAAAACGACACGCGTCTGCGCGATACCTTAGATTCCCGCCCGTCCCCAGTAGTCCTCGCCGTCGGCCCCGAAGGCGGCTGGGCACCTGACGAACTGCGATGGTTCCACGACAACCACTGGATCGCCGCCTCGCTCGGCGACACTATCCTCCGTGCCGAAACTGCCGCGATCGTCGCGACTGCCCTCGCGCTTGATGCTTTCCGAAGTAGTGGTCCAGTCTGAAAATGTGGGGACAGGTCTTTGACCTGTCCAGTATGAGTTGAGGCCCGGCCAGTTGTTCTTCAGTGCAATAAGATCCACGGCCCTGCGGGCCGGGACAGGTCAAAGACCTGTCCCCACATCTGAGCGGCATCCTTTCCACAAGAAGCTCTGATATGCTCCGGCAAGTGAGTCTGTCAGTTGTAGCAGCGAGGAAAGTTCTTCCCGACGAACGCCAGCGGGAAGCCATTGAGCATGTCCACGGCCCGATGCTGGTGCTAGCCGGTGCCGGCACTGGAAAGACGACTGTCCTCACGCAACGAATTGCCCACCTGATCCGCGAAGGTCACGCCCGGCCGGACGAGATTCTTGCACTCACCTATACCGACAACGCCGCCGACGAAATGAAGAAGCGCGTGCAGTCGGAACTTGAAGGCAGGGATACCACTGGCCTGCAGGTCCTCACTTTTCACGCGTGGTGCAATGACCTCCTGCATCGCCGCGGCGCGCAATTTGGGGTGCTCGACGATAAGGACTTGTGGATCTATCTACGCCGGCACATCCGCGATTTTCGGCTGAAGCATTTCGTTCGCGCAGCCAACGTGACGCAGTTTTTGGATGCTCTGCTCGATTTCATGCGCCGGTGCCAGGACGAACTAGTCGGCCCCGACCAATACGCTGCCTTCGTCGATCGTGTCGAGCGCGGTGAAGTTGCCGTGCAGCGTGTCGCCAAGTCCAAGAAGCAGGATGAGCTTGATCCCGCAGAAGTGCTCGAGCGCTGCCGCGAGATTGGGCGGGTCTTCTCCACCGTCGAACGCCTGCTCGCGGAAAACAACCTGGGCACGTTCGGCCACATGATCACGCGGGCTTATCAGCTTCTGAAGGACGATCCGGCCTTGCTGGAAGCCGAACGCGTTCGCACACGATTTCTGCTGGTCGACGAATTTCAGGATGCCAACTTCGCGCAGGTCGAAATCCTTGCGTTGCTTGCCGGCTCCACAGCGAACGTATTCGCCGTCGGCGATCCCGACCAGGCGATCTACCGCTTTCGTGGAGCGTCCAGCGCGGCATTTACATTGTTTGCCGGACACTTTCCAGGTACGAAGTTCGTCGTTCTGGAGAAGAACCGGCGCTCGCTCTCGCCGATCCTGCGGTGCGCGTTCGGCATTGTGAATGACAACCCACCGGTCTTCTCGAAGAAGGGAAGCGGGATTTCCTATCAGCGGTCGCCGCTCGCATCGGAACGCGAGGTGCAGGCCGTCGCCCAAGGTACACCGATCATCGCGCTGCCAGTTGAAATCGTCACCTGGGGAGACAAAGAAGTTGAGGCAGCCGATCTGGCGCGCCAGATACAGAAGAAGCGCAAAGAGAAGACTGGTGACTCGCGCTGCACATGGAGCGACTTCGCCGTCCTCTACCGCCAGCACAGCCATCGCGAAGAATTGGTCAAGGAGTTCGCCGAGCGGGGCATCCCGTTTTCCATCGAGGCATTGGATGTCTTGCATACTCCGGAAGTCCGTGACGTCATTGCGTGCCTGACGGCTGCCGTGAGCCCAGCCGATGCGACGAGTTTGTTTCGTGTGGCTGCTCTGCCGCAGTTTGCCATCGACCCCCATCAATTGCGTGCTGCGATGAAGGCAGTAAGGCGTGAAGAACTCGACTTCCGCAAGGTGCTCGCCAATCTCGTCCGCGGGCCAGCTGTTCTCGAGGTAGTCGATAAAGCACATCAACAGGTAAAGAAAGATGGAGTGCAGGCCATCGATGCGGCGAGGATCGTCGTGCGCCAGTTCGCATTGGCGGACTCAGCGCCCGCGTCTGCGTTTCTCAAGTTTGTGGAGACTTGGCAGAGAAAGCCGATTGTCGAAACGGGTAGCCCCGCGGAATTTCTTGACTATCTGGATTACTTCACGCAAGCCAAGGGCACCATCGCGCTTCCGCCGACGACTGCTGACGCTGTCCGGCTCCTGACCGTGCACACCGCCAAGGGTCTCGAGTTTAGACATGTTGCGATCATCCGAGCCTACTCGCCCTCCTTCCCTTGCGGCTGGAAAGAGCCTCTCGTTGACCTGCCGCCCGAGCTGCGGACTTCCGGGAACGAGGATGATGACAAAGCCTTGAATGAAGAGGAAGAGCGGCGATTGTTCTACGTCGCGATGACCCGCGCGAAGGATACACTCGCGATCTACAGCCATCAGGGACGCGCCAAGAAAGATCCGATGCCGACGAAGTTCCTGCGCGATTTCATCCCGAACCCGGCCTTCAAGCCGTTTTGGCATCTCCGCACCGCTGCCGCGGTACAGGACGACCTGTTCGCAGAAGAAGAGAAGTTTGCCATCGAGAATTCCAACGTTGCCGGGTGGCTGCGTATGCCGCCCTCTGCAAGTTTCGTGACCGGACTCAGCGCATCCGCCATCACGACCTATCAGGAATGCCCGCTTCGCTTCAAGTTGGAGCGAGAGTGGAACCTGCCGCGCGACGTGCCAGCGTCGTTGCACTACGGCAAGGTCATGCACGATGTTCTGCGCACGTTTTACGACGCCCGCCGCATGGGGCGTGCGATCAGCGACGCTGATCTTCGCGAGCAGCTGCGGCAGGGACTTGCGGACGCGGGCATTCCCGACCGCTATCAATACGAGCTGTATCTCAAGCAGGGAACTGAACAGCTGGAACAGTTTCTCGAGCTGTCGCGGACCACTCCCCAGCCTGATGTCCTCCAGACCGAACAGAATTTCGATTTGCAGGTAGGCGCGACGAAATTAAGGGGACGAGTCGATCGGGTCGACCGGATCGGTTCCGACCAGGTCGCGATCGTCGACTACAAGACCGGAAAGCCAAAGTCGCAGGAAGAAGCCGACGAGAGTCTACAGCTCTCCCTGTACGCGCTCGCTGCCGAACAAGTCTGGGGACATCGTGTCGCCGAGCTGGTTTTCTACAATCTGGAAAACAATTCGGCGATCACGACGACCCGCAATGGAGCGCAACTGGAGGAGGCAAAATTGGTTGTTGAGAAGGTTGCGGCGAGTATTGCGGAAGGAAGGTTTACCGCCAAACCGGGCTACCACTGCGTCTTTTGCCCGTATCGGAACTTATGCCCAGAAACTGAAAAGGCGATTTTCGCCCCTCAGAAAAAACCTGCTCGCGCGAACTGAATCGATCCCGACCTGCAAATCAGAATTCACCACAAAAAACTTAGGGGACGCTCATCGCGTCCCCGTCGTTGCCTTATTGCAAGTGCTTAGTGCTTTTTGCTGCTTTTCTTCTTTGCTTTCTTTTTGGTTGCCATGGTTTTCTATTCTCCCTTTCCATTTTTCATGGAATCTTGCAACGATCTTCTGTCGCAACTGTTTGATTGTATAGAGTCAGCACACAGTGAAGTCAAGAGAAAAATGCGTGCGCGAGCGTCGCGCAACGCTGTACCAAAGTCACCGCACGCATCCGCGAGCGGAAAAATCGAACTTCACGACAACACTTCGACGCACTCAATGCGTTTCGCATTCGTTCTTCGCGCCTTCTTTCGTCGCTCGCTCAGGATTGCGTGAAGCCCGCTACGCAATGCACCTCTTGCATCGCTCGCATCTTTCCATCGACTCCTTCCATCTATAATGGGAGGAATTCTGCACGCACGCACGAACGCGAAGGAGCGCATGTATGGCTGGTTCCAATGATGTTGTGATCATTTCCGGATGTCGCACTCCAATCGGAAAATTCCAGGGAAGTCTGAGTGACATGTCCGCTCCCCAACTCGGTGCGGTGGCTGTCCGCGAAGCGGTAAAGCGCGCCAATCTCGATCCGAAACTGGTTGACGAGTGCATCATGGGCAACGTTGTGTCGGCGGGACTCGGACAAAATCCCGCGCGTCAGGCCGCACTCTTCGGTGGACTCGCTCCCGAGGTAGGTGCCATGACAATCAACAAAGTTTGTGGCTCCGGATTGAAATCAGTCGCTCTCGCCGCGCAGGCGATCGAGACCGGCAACAGTTCCATCGTTGTTGCAGGCGGCATGGAGTCGATGACCAACGCTCCCTACCTGCTTCCGAACGCGCGTAAAGGCTATCGTCTCGGCAACGGTCAACTGATCGATTCCATGGTCCACGATGGCTTGTGGGACATCTTCAACGACTACCACATGGGAATCACAGGTGAGAATGTCGCAGAGAAATATGGAGTGACTCGCGAAGATCAGGACGAGTTCGCAGTCAATTCTCATCGCAAGGCAATCGCAGCGCAGAAAGAATGCCGCTTCAAATCACAGATCGTTCCCGTCGAGATCCCTGCCAAGAAGAAAGGGCAGCCGGCTGTGATCTTCGATAAGGACGAAGGTCCACGCGAGGACACGACCATCGAAGTGCTGCGCGCCCTCAAGCCTGCATTCAAGAAAGACGGAACCGTCACTGCTGGAAACGCACCCGGCGTCAACGACGGCGCGGCGGCACTCGTCGTAACCAGCGCAGCCCGCGCGAAGGAACTTGGGGCGGCTCCTCTGGTGCGGATTGTCGCGCAAGCGACAAGCGGCGTTGAGCCAAAGTGGGTGATGATGGCGCCCGTCGGTGCCGTCCAGAAGATCTGGCAGAAGACTGGATGGAAGAAAGACGACGTGGACCTGTACGAATTGAACGAGGCTTTCTCGGTGCAGGCCCTGGGAGTGATTCGAGAACTCGGCCTTGATATGAACCGCGTCAACGTGAATGGCGGCGCAGTTGCCTTGGGTCATCCGATCGGAGCGAGCGGAGCGCGGGTGCTGGTCACGTTGATCTATGAGATGATCCGCCGCGATGTTCACCGCGGTATTGCCGCACTCTGCCTCGGTGGCGGCAATGCCGTAGCGATGGCAGTGGAGCGCTAACTGAGTGGACCCGCACGGCCCTCTGCCCTGCGAGCGAAAGCCGGAATCGCCTGTTGGACGGCCCGGAGCGGCTGCGTTAGGTTTGGGGCGCGTGCTCTGGGCTCGGATCCTGTCCATTCGACACGGGCAGAGTGATCGTGAAAACGGCGCCTCCGTCCGGTGCGGTCGAGGCGTCGATGTTTCCGGAGTGCTCACGAATCAAAGTCTTGCAGATACTCAAACCTAAACCGGTTCCGCGCCCCGGCCGTTTGGTGGTGAAGAATGGATCGAAAATGTGCGGCAGGACTTCCGTGGCGATGCCGGGCCCGTCATCCTGAAACATGACCCACACTGAATCCGGGTTGCGTCCCATGCGAATGCGGATCGTACCCTTGTCGCGGCTCTCGCGGATCGCCTGATCTGCGTTCAGGATCAGGTTCAGAAATACCTGCATCAGTTGATTCGGATCGGCCATGATCGGCGGAACCGTCGGTTCGCGCAGAAAGTCCACGGTGATATTGCTCTTGCGAAGTGGATACGCCTGCAAATGCAGCGTCCGCTGTATCAATTCACCAAGGTTGACCGGACTCCGCCCAGGAGCTGGTGGACGCGCGAAGTACTGCAGGTTCTGGACAATCTCAGCCGCGCGCCGGGCCTGCTGATGCAACGACACCAGCTGCTTGCGTGTGTTCTCGGCGATCTCGTGGTCTTGTAGCAACTCGGTCATGCCGAGAATGCTGGTCAGCGGATTGTTCAGTTCGTGAGCGAAGCCGCCGATCATCTGTCCCATCGCAGCCAGGCGTTCGCTCTGAATGATCTGTTGTTCCAGTTTCTTCTCGGTGGTTACGTCCCGGACCGAAATGATGACACCCGCCGGCTTGCCTTCCGTATCGAGCATCGGACTCGCCGTGCCCAGCATGGTCCGCCAGCTGCCGTCGTGATGTCGTGCGCCATATTCAGAGGCCGCCAGCGCGGTCTGCCCGTTGGCGACCGAGCGGTACAGGCTTACCAACTCCGGCGAATTGTCATTACTCTCCTCGATGTTCTTGCCCATCAACTTCTCTGGGCCGTAGCCCAGCAGGTCGCGAATGCGTGAGCTGACGAACGTGTAGGTGGCCTTCGGATCGAGCACCAGGATCAGGTCAGG is from Acidobacteriota bacterium and encodes:
- a CDS encoding 16S rRNA (uracil(1498)-N(3))-methyltransferase, with the protein product MTRRRWIADEVHGNTAALVGEHALHLVRVLRASVGQEFDIATGISVRRGTITSISDTRVDFLLGEEHSIPPAPDLTLALAIFKFDRMEWAIEKCTELGVTRIIPIIAQRTDSHLATAAAKRRERWQRLALQASEQSRRTAPPEIAAPIKLRDFCSVGDPPAEARKIVLAESENDTRLRDTLDSRPSPVVLAVGPEGGWAPDELRWFHDNHWIAASLGDTILRAETAAIVATALALDAFRSSGPV
- a CDS encoding ATP-dependent helicase; its protein translation is MLRQVSLSVVAARKVLPDERQREAIEHVHGPMLVLAGAGTGKTTVLTQRIAHLIREGHARPDEILALTYTDNAADEMKKRVQSELEGRDTTGLQVLTFHAWCNDLLHRRGAQFGVLDDKDLWIYLRRHIRDFRLKHFVRAANVTQFLDALLDFMRRCQDELVGPDQYAAFVDRVERGEVAVQRVAKSKKQDELDPAEVLERCREIGRVFSTVERLLAENNLGTFGHMITRAYQLLKDDPALLEAERVRTRFLLVDEFQDANFAQVEILALLAGSTANVFAVGDPDQAIYRFRGASSAAFTLFAGHFPGTKFVVLEKNRRSLSPILRCAFGIVNDNPPVFSKKGSGISYQRSPLASEREVQAVAQGTPIIALPVEIVTWGDKEVEAADLARQIQKKRKEKTGDSRCTWSDFAVLYRQHSHREELVKEFAERGIPFSIEALDVLHTPEVRDVIACLTAAVSPADATSLFRVAALPQFAIDPHQLRAAMKAVRREELDFRKVLANLVRGPAVLEVVDKAHQQVKKDGVQAIDAARIVVRQFALADSAPASAFLKFVETWQRKPIVETGSPAEFLDYLDYFTQAKGTIALPPTTADAVRLLTVHTAKGLEFRHVAIIRAYSPSFPCGWKEPLVDLPPELRTSGNEDDDKALNEEEERRLFYVAMTRAKDTLAIYSHQGRAKKDPMPTKFLRDFIPNPAFKPFWHLRTAAAVQDDLFAEEEKFAIENSNVAGWLRMPPSASFVTGLSASAITTYQECPLRFKLEREWNLPRDVPASLHYGKVMHDVLRTFYDARRMGRAISDADLREQLRQGLADAGIPDRYQYELYLKQGTEQLEQFLELSRTTPQPDVLQTEQNFDLQVGATKLRGRVDRVDRIGSDQVAIVDYKTGKPKSQEEADESLQLSLYALAAEQVWGHRVAELVFYNLENNSAITTTRNGAQLEEAKLVVEKVAASIAEGRFTAKPGYHCVFCPYRNLCPETEKAIFAPQKKPARAN
- a CDS encoding acetyl-CoA C-acetyltransferase produces the protein MAGSNDVVIISGCRTPIGKFQGSLSDMSAPQLGAVAVREAVKRANLDPKLVDECIMGNVVSAGLGQNPARQAALFGGLAPEVGAMTINKVCGSGLKSVALAAQAIETGNSSIVVAGGMESMTNAPYLLPNARKGYRLGNGQLIDSMVHDGLWDIFNDYHMGITGENVAEKYGVTREDQDEFAVNSHRKAIAAQKECRFKSQIVPVEIPAKKKGQPAVIFDKDEGPREDTTIEVLRALKPAFKKDGTVTAGNAPGVNDGAAALVVTSAARAKELGAAPLVRIVAQATSGVEPKWVMMAPVGAVQKIWQKTGWKKDDVDLYELNEAFSVQALGVIRELGLDMNRVNVNGGAVALGHPIGASGARVLVTLIYEMIRRDVHRGIAALCLGGGNAVAMAVER